GCCCTCAGTTCCCCGCGGTCTCGACGTCGGTGTCGACCGCGTCGTAGCGGTCGGCGACCGAGGCGAACGGCTCGCCCGCCCGCAGCGCGGTCAGTTCGTCGGCGAGGTCCGCGACCGGGACCCGGACCTGCGCCGCGGAGTCGCGCTCGCGGAGCGTCACCGTGTCCGGACCGTCGCCCTCGATGCCGTCGCGGTCGACGGTGACGCAGAAGGGCGTGCCGACCTCGTCCTGTCTGCGGTAGCGGCGGCCGATCGAGCCGGAGTCGTCGTACGCGACCGCCAGCCCCGCGGCCCGCAGGTCGGCCGCGACCTCGTCGGCGAGGTCGGTGAGCCGGTCGTCGTTCGTCACCAGCGGGAAGACGGAGGCGTCCTGCGGCGCGACCTCGGGCTCCAAGGAGAGGTACGTTCGCTCTTCGCCGTCGACCTCGTCGGTCTCGTAGGCGTGCGCGAGGACCGTCTGGACGGTCCGACCGACGCCGAACGAGGGCTCGACGACGTGGGGGGTGATGTGCTCGCCGCTCTCCGTGACCGCCTCGACCGAGAAGTTCGCCACGTCGGCGTCGACTTCGTGCGTGCCCCCGTTCACTTCGACCGACACCGTCTCGGCGTCGAAGGCGTCGGGGTCGCGCTCGGCGAGCGCTTCGAGCGCCCCCGCGACCGCGGCGGCGTCGCCGCCGAACTCGGGCCCGAGGACGGACATGTCGGGGTCGACCGTCGCGCGCTCGACCGTCTTCGGCTCGTCGTAGCGCTTGAACACGGTGAAGGAGTCGTCGCCGTGCTCGTCGTGTTTCGAGAGGTCGTAGTCGCCGCGGTACGCGAAGCCGGCGATCTCGATCCAGTCGCCGTCGACCTCGCTCTCGGCGTCCCAGCAGTCGGCCGCGTAGTGGGCGCGCTCGCCGGCGAGGTGCTGGCGGAACCGGAAG
This genomic stretch from Halorubrum hochsteinianum harbors:
- the glyS gene encoding glycine--tRNA ligase, with protein sequence MAADALAELAKRRGFFFGSNGAYGGTAGFYTFGPQGAALKRNVEDAWRDRFTIREGNREIEAPTVMPEPVFEASGHLEGFDDMLVECPECGESHRADHLVEAVTDIEDAEALPGEEVAELIAEEEIACPACGTPLAGEPVEAFNLMFATDIGPGDAQPGYLRPETAQGIFVEFPRLKEYARGNLPFGITQIGPAYRNEISPRGGLLRLREFTQAELEQFIDPEEDEPPLDRVADVEVRLYPAAEQEADDGDYLDTTVGEAVDEGVIGSPWVGYYLGVAQEWYERVGVDTDRFRFRQHLAGERAHYAADCWDAESEVDGDWIEIAGFAYRGDYDLSKHDEHGDDSFTVFKRYDEPKTVERATVDPDMSVLGPEFGGDAAAVAGALEALAERDPDAFDAETVSVEVNGGTHEVDADVANFSVEAVTESGEHITPHVVEPSFGVGRTVQTVLAHAYETDEVDGEERTYLSLEPEVAPQDASVFPLVTNDDRLTDLADEVAADLRAAGLAVAYDDSGSIGRRYRRQDEVGTPFCVTVDRDGIEGDGPDTVTLRERDSAAQVRVPVADLADELTALRAGEPFASVADRYDAVDTDVETAGN